One genomic segment of Apostichopus japonicus isolate 1M-3 chromosome 23, ASM3797524v1, whole genome shotgun sequence includes these proteins:
- the LOC139964663 gene encoding nose resistant to fluoxetine protein 6-like isoform X1 — protein sequence MIFSTKLLSYLLVIVVTAEVIHCETVNNDPDKKENDVEDIKNHITYQEGDGSTCKNELYNVLYNATNAQVAALNAFGIPNTGLLAGNTGWYGHFSGCTELPDFQYCMLTMNVNTATLSMTELHQLLIRWGICAPKICSDNGINDNVEMLTTYLRSSTGVNLTGVSSTAYCVQNNKVPYSTGFYITVGVFGLICIFMIIGSIIDIIDDDDDDNEVKDPHGTETEESLPLMTSAIDKDEEKEAIQEINKQSVKGRVAATIKQILLSFAFNRNLSKLTVVGSDGNRDIGCLHGIRVISMMWIAMFHVCLTTDSKLSYLDIFNPHDGLRMLRSAFYQIIVFNGSLPVDTFLFLSGLLICYATLFKLEKNNGSLSWPWLFLHRYIRLTPMLVVAMAIWVFVAPHTYWGPMMGTLMDRSRCESYWWTNLLYIQNFFQFSSHCFGVAWYLSVDMQLFLVSPFIIYSLYRSQRLGLLLTAVLVSASVIVNGIIVAEYHFRASTIVNLILFGGDYLDIIYSKPYIRMQAYLVGMVVGFILYKAKDKEIILPKPVAVIGWLVATSLGTLVLCTIAQSLGTVVAVTFQALHRIAWGVFLAWVVLYCQLVKSGWINNFLSWHAWVPLSRLSYTVYLIHLIVFRTFIGNLGQPFYTTTLVLIFNYVAVTCVSFMFAAFLYLSVELPVANLEQKFLPRP from the exons ATGATCTTCTCCACCAAGTTGTTGAGCTATTTGCTAGTTATCGTGGTCACTGCAGAGGTAATTCATTGTGAAACTGTTAACAATGATCCtgataagaaagaaaatgatgttGAAGATATCAAGAATCATATTACGTATCAGGAAGGCGATGGTAGTACCTGCAAGAACGAATTGTACAACGTATTGTACAATGCAACAAACGCGCAAGTGGCAG CTCTTAATGCTTTCGGGATACCTAATACCGGATTACTAGCAGGAAACACAGGCTGGTACGGACATTTCAGTGGTTGCACAGAACTACCAGATTTCCAGTACTGTATGCTAACTATGAATGTCAACACAGCAACTCTCTCAATG ACGGAGTTACATCAACTTCTCATCAGATGGGGAATTTGTGCACCGAAGATCTGTTCAGATAATGGCATAAACGATAACGTGGAAATGCTCACTA CATATCTTCGTTCCAGTACCGGTGTGAATTTAACCGGTGTATCATCTACAGCCTACTGTGTACAGAATAATAAAGTACCGTATTCAACCGGTTTTTATATTACAGT GGGAGTCTTTGGAttaatatgtatttttatgatcattggttctattattgatatcattgatgatgatgatgatgataatgaagtTAAAGACCCACATGGTACAGAAACAGAAGAATCATTGCCACTTATGACGTCAGCAATCGATAAAGATGAAGAAAAGGAAGCAATACAAGAGATTAATAAACAATCGGTGAAAGGAAGAGTAGCTG CCACCATAAAACAAATACTTTTGTCGTTTGCGTTTAACCGCAACTTGTCCAAGTTAACTGTTGTCGGTTCTGACGGTAATCGAGACATTGGATGTTTACACGGTATTCGAGTAATCTCCATGATGTGGATAGCCATGTTTCACGTGTGCCTTACAACAGATTCAAAATTATCATATCTCGATATTT TTAACCCACACGACGGATTGAGGATGCTTAGATCAGCCTTTTACCAGATAATTGTATTCAACGGTTCTTTACCTGTAGatacttttctctttttaag CGGCCTTTTAATTTGTTACGCCACTCTATTTAAACTGGAAAAGAACAATGGAAGTCTTTCCTGGCCTTGGCTTTTCCTGCACAGATACATAAG ATTGACACCAATGCTGGTCGTTGCCATGGCAATATGGGTATTTGTTGCACCCCATACGTACTGGGGACCAATGATGGGTACTTTGATGGACAGGTCACGTTGTGAGAGTTACTGGTGGACAAATTTATTATACATACAGAATTTTTTCCAGTTTTCCAGTCAT TGTTTTGGCGTAGCTTGGTATCTTAGCGTAGACATGCAGCTCTTCCTTGTGAGCCCGTTCATAATTTACTCACTCTACAG ATCACAAAGGCTGGGATTGCTTTTGACTGCTGTCCTGGTAAGCGCTAGTGTGATCGTCAATGGGATAATAGTAGCTGAGTATCATTTCCGTGCGTCAACAATAGTTAATCTAAT ATTATTTGGAGGAGATTATCttgatataatatatagcaAACCATACATCAGAATGCAGGCCTACCTCGTTGGTATGGTGGTTGGGTTTATTTTATACAAAGCAAAGGACAAAGAAATCATATTACCTAAG CCCGTTGCtgtgattggttggttggttgctACGTCACTGGGTACACTAGTTCTCTGTACGATAGCGCAATCACTTGGTACAGTAGTTGCCGTCACGTTCCAAGCTCTGCATCGAATTGCATGGGGAGTTTTCCTGGCATGGGTCGTCCTATACTGCCAACTTGTCAAATCAG GGTGGATTAATAACTTTCTTAGTTGGCATGCCTGGGTACCATTGAGCCGTTTGTCTTACACGGTCTATCTCATTCATCTTATTGTATTTCGGACATTCATCGGCAATCTAGGACAGCCATTTTATACTACTACTCTTGTTTTG ATTTTCAACTATGTAGCAGTGACGTGTGTATCGTTCATGTTTGCAGCTTTTCTTTATCTCTCCGTGGAACTTCCAGTGGCCAATTTAGAGCAAAAGTTTTTGCCAAGGCCATGA
- the LOC139964663 gene encoding nose resistant to fluoxetine protein 6-like isoform X4 has product MIFSTKLLSYLLVIVVTAEVIHCETVNNDPDKKENDVEDIKNHITYQEGDGSTCKNELYNVLYNATNAQVAALNAFGIPNTGLLAGNTGWYGHFSGCTELPDFQYCMLTMNVNTATLSMTELHQLLIRWGICAPKICSDNGINDNVEMLTTYLRSSTGVNLTGVSSTAYCVQNNKVPYSTGFYITVGVFGLICIFMIIGSIIDIIDDDDDDNEVKDPHGTETEESLPLMTSAIDKDEEKEAIQEINKQSVKGRVAATIKQILLSFAFNRNLSKLTVVGSDGNRDIGCLHGIRVISMMWIAMFHVCLTTDSKLSYLDIFNPHDGLRMLRSAFYQIIVFNGSLPVDTFLFLSGLLICYATLFKLEKNNGSLSWPWLFLHRYIRLTPMLVVAMAIWVFVAPHTYWGPMMGTLMDRSRCESYWWTNLLYIQNFFQFSSHCFGVAWYLSVDMQLFLVSPFIIYSLYRSQRLGLLLTAVLVSASVIVNGIIVAEYHFRASTIVNLILFGGDYLDIIYSKPYIRMQAYLVGMVVGFILYKAKDKEIILPKPVAVIGWLVATSLGTLVLCTIAQSLGTVVAVTFQALHRIAWGVFLAWVVLYCQLVKSGWINNFLSWHAWVPLSRLSYTVYLIHLIVFRTFIGNLGQPFYTTTLVLIC; this is encoded by the exons ATGATCTTCTCCACCAAGTTGTTGAGCTATTTGCTAGTTATCGTGGTCACTGCAGAGGTAATTCATTGTGAAACTGTTAACAATGATCCtgataagaaagaaaatgatgttGAAGATATCAAGAATCATATTACGTATCAGGAAGGCGATGGTAGTACCTGCAAGAACGAATTGTACAACGTATTGTACAATGCAACAAACGCGCAAGTGGCAG CTCTTAATGCTTTCGGGATACCTAATACCGGATTACTAGCAGGAAACACAGGCTGGTACGGACATTTCAGTGGTTGCACAGAACTACCAGATTTCCAGTACTGTATGCTAACTATGAATGTCAACACAGCAACTCTCTCAATG ACGGAGTTACATCAACTTCTCATCAGATGGGGAATTTGTGCACCGAAGATCTGTTCAGATAATGGCATAAACGATAACGTGGAAATGCTCACTA CATATCTTCGTTCCAGTACCGGTGTGAATTTAACCGGTGTATCATCTACAGCCTACTGTGTACAGAATAATAAAGTACCGTATTCAACCGGTTTTTATATTACAGT GGGAGTCTTTGGAttaatatgtatttttatgatcattggttctattattgatatcattgatgatgatgatgatgataatgaagtTAAAGACCCACATGGTACAGAAACAGAAGAATCATTGCCACTTATGACGTCAGCAATCGATAAAGATGAAGAAAAGGAAGCAATACAAGAGATTAATAAACAATCGGTGAAAGGAAGAGTAGCTG CCACCATAAAACAAATACTTTTGTCGTTTGCGTTTAACCGCAACTTGTCCAAGTTAACTGTTGTCGGTTCTGACGGTAATCGAGACATTGGATGTTTACACGGTATTCGAGTAATCTCCATGATGTGGATAGCCATGTTTCACGTGTGCCTTACAACAGATTCAAAATTATCATATCTCGATATTT TTAACCCACACGACGGATTGAGGATGCTTAGATCAGCCTTTTACCAGATAATTGTATTCAACGGTTCTTTACCTGTAGatacttttctctttttaag CGGCCTTTTAATTTGTTACGCCACTCTATTTAAACTGGAAAAGAACAATGGAAGTCTTTCCTGGCCTTGGCTTTTCCTGCACAGATACATAAG ATTGACACCAATGCTGGTCGTTGCCATGGCAATATGGGTATTTGTTGCACCCCATACGTACTGGGGACCAATGATGGGTACTTTGATGGACAGGTCACGTTGTGAGAGTTACTGGTGGACAAATTTATTATACATACAGAATTTTTTCCAGTTTTCCAGTCAT TGTTTTGGCGTAGCTTGGTATCTTAGCGTAGACATGCAGCTCTTCCTTGTGAGCCCGTTCATAATTTACTCACTCTACAG ATCACAAAGGCTGGGATTGCTTTTGACTGCTGTCCTGGTAAGCGCTAGTGTGATCGTCAATGGGATAATAGTAGCTGAGTATCATTTCCGTGCGTCAACAATAGTTAATCTAAT ATTATTTGGAGGAGATTATCttgatataatatatagcaAACCATACATCAGAATGCAGGCCTACCTCGTTGGTATGGTGGTTGGGTTTATTTTATACAAAGCAAAGGACAAAGAAATCATATTACCTAAG CCCGTTGCtgtgattggttggttggttgctACGTCACTGGGTACACTAGTTCTCTGTACGATAGCGCAATCACTTGGTACAGTAGTTGCCGTCACGTTCCAAGCTCTGCATCGAATTGCATGGGGAGTTTTCCTGGCATGGGTCGTCCTATACTGCCAACTTGTCAAATCAG GGTGGATTAATAACTTTCTTAGTTGGCATGCCTGGGTACCATTGAGCCGTTTGTCTTACACGGTCTATCTCATTCATCTTATTGTATTTCGGACATTCATCGGCAATCTAGGACAGCCATTTTATACTACTACTCTTGTTTTG ATTTGTTAA